The following coding sequences lie in one Arachis stenosperma cultivar V10309 chromosome 5, arast.V10309.gnm1.PFL2, whole genome shotgun sequence genomic window:
- the LOC130979695 gene encoding protein ROOT PRIMORDIUM DEFECTIVE 1, which yields MRTFIVHSSKLIKSKIKNIPMIQHQHHHHHHPNFNPTRAMSQSTSIPKKMQRVRDHGYDNYMEVEKKTRKVLKVQNIILNEHNQSLPISRLETLAHRIGFTRNTVGAFILKFPHVFEIFEHPVQRVLFCRLTRQAILQIKQENEALLAQVPRAVTCLRKLLMMSNTQRLRLEHVRIARSALGLPDDFEFSVVLRYPQFFRLVDANERRNKYIELVEREPSLAVCAIENVRERIYRERGGDAEDVRFSFLIDFPPGFKIGKYFKIAMWKWQRLPYWSPYEDVSGFDLRSIEAQKRMEKRAVASIHELLSLTVEKKITLERIAHFRQAMNLPNKLKDFLLQHQGIFYVSTRGNQGKLHTVFLREAYRKGELIEPNDLYLARRKLAELVLLSPRKARIDRELVGYRRSRLDDEMGQITRVAVEDAYEDFKGGDVMDQDKDEEGNLTSDIGSDVDSDVGDEVNSFDEDSVSRQETS from the coding sequence ATGCGAACCTTTATCGTACACAGCTCCAAGCTCATCAAAAGCAAGATAAAAAATATCCCTATGATTCAGCATCAgcatcaccatcaccatcatcCGAATTTCAATCCCACGCGAGCAATGTCGCAATCCACCTCGATCCCGAAGAAAATGCAGAGGGTTCGCGACCACGGCTACGACAACTACATGGAAGTCGAGAAGAAAACTCGGAAGGTCCTCAAGGTCCAGAACATCATCCTCAACGAGCACAACCAATCGCTCCCAATCTCGCGCCTCGAAACCCTAGCGCACCGCATAGGCTTCACGCGCAACACAGTCGGTGCTTTCATCCTCAAGTTCCCTCACGTCTTCGAAATCTTCGAGCACCCCGTGCAGCGCGTGCTCTTCTGCCGCCTCACGCGCCAGGCAATCCTCCAAATCAAGCAGGAGAATGAAGCATTGCTCGCTCAGGTTCCACGCGCCGTCACGTGCCTCCGCAAGCTTCTCATGATGTCGAACACGCAGCGGCTTCGCCTCGAGCACGTGAGGATCGCACGCTCCGCTCTAGGGTTACCGGACGACTTCGAATTCTCGGTGGTTTTAAGGTATCCTCAATTTTTTCGCTTAGTTGATGCAAATGAGAGAAGGAACAAATACATTGAGCTTGTAGAAAGAGAACCTAGTTTAGCAGTCTGTGCAATTGAGAATGTTAGAGAGAGAATTTACAGGGAGAGAGGTGGTGATGCTGAAGATGTTAGGTTCTCATTTCTAATTGATTTTCCACCAGGTTTTAAGATTGGGAAGTATTTTAAGATTGCAATGTGGAAGTGGCAGAGGTTACCTTATTGGTCCCCTTATGAGGATGTTTCTGGCTTTGATTTGAGGTCGATTGAGGCGCAAAAGAGGATGGAGAAGCGGGCTGTTGCCTCAATCCACGAGTTGTTGTCATTGACCGTGGAGAAGAAGATTACCTTGGAGAGGATCGCACACTTCCGGCAGGCGATGAACCTGCCGAATAAGTTGAAGGATTTCCTTCTCCAGCACCAGGGGATTTTCTACGTGTCGACAAGGGGGAACCAGGGGAAGCTCCACACGGTTTTCCTGCGAGAGGCTTATAGGAAGGGTGAGTTGATTGAGCCAAATGATCTGTATTTGGCGCGGAGGAAGCTGGCTGAGTTGGTCTTGTTGAGCCCCCGGAAGGCGAGGATTGACAGGGAATTGGTTGGATACAGGAGAAGCAGGTTGGATGATGAGATGGGGCAGATAACAAGGGTAGCTGTGGAGGATGCCTATGAGGACTTCAAGGGTGGAGATGTAATGGATCAGGATAAGGATGAAGAGGGAAATTTGACCTCGGACATAGGTTCAGATGTTGATTCGGATGTTGGAGATGAAGTCAATAGTTTTGATGAAGATAGTGTATCAAGGCAAGAAACATCATAA